In Amycolatopsis methanolica 239, a single genomic region encodes these proteins:
- a CDS encoding YlxR family protein has product MVALDGRLVADTRRRLPGRGAWLHPGPECLAKAERRRAFPRALRVHGTLDVAELREHLGQDAGKHGQGSVPGPDGTKEAGRPVMSQP; this is encoded by the coding sequence GTGGTCGCGCTGGACGGGCGGCTGGTCGCCGACACGCGTCGGCGGCTGCCGGGGAGGGGTGCCTGGTTGCACCCCGGGCCGGAGTGCCTGGCCAAGGCCGAGCGGCGGCGGGCGTTCCCCAGGGCCCTGAGGGTCCACGGGACGCTCGACGTGGCGGAGCTGCGCGAGCACCTGGGGCAGGACGCCGGGAAGCATGGACAGGGGAGCGTCCCCGGTCCGGATGGAACGAAGGAAGCAGGTCGACCCGTCATGAGTCAGCCGTGA
- the nusA gene encoding transcription termination factor NusA, whose protein sequence is MNVDIAALRAIERDKDIPFETVIEAIETALLTAYKHTEGHQPHARIDIDRKTGVVRVLAHTLDENGEVDEEWDDTPEGFGRIAATTARQVILQRLRDAEHEKTYGEFSTREGEIVAGVIQRDARANARGMVIVQVGDTEGVIPPGEQVAGERYEHGERIKAFVVTVSRSARGPSITLSRTHPNLVRKLFALEVPEIADGTVEIAAVARESGHRTKIAVRSTVPGVNAKGACIGPMGQRVRNVMSELGGEKIDIVDYSEDPARFVGNALSPAKVVSVRVVDERAKTARVVVPDFQLSLAIGKEGQNARLAARLTGWRIDIRSDAAASEEDATPAATTGSAE, encoded by the coding sequence TGGACATCGCGGCCCTGCGCGCGATCGAGCGGGACAAGGACATCCCCTTCGAAACGGTCATCGAGGCCATCGAGACCGCGCTGCTGACGGCCTACAAGCACACCGAGGGGCACCAGCCGCACGCCCGCATCGACATCGACCGCAAGACCGGCGTCGTGCGCGTCCTCGCGCACACGCTGGACGAGAACGGCGAAGTCGACGAGGAGTGGGACGACACCCCCGAGGGTTTCGGCCGCATCGCGGCGACCACCGCGCGGCAGGTCATCCTGCAGCGCCTGCGCGACGCCGAGCACGAGAAGACCTACGGCGAGTTCTCCACCCGCGAGGGCGAGATCGTCGCCGGCGTGATCCAGCGCGACGCGCGGGCCAATGCCCGCGGCATGGTGATCGTGCAGGTCGGCGACACCGAGGGGGTGATTCCCCCCGGCGAGCAGGTGGCCGGCGAGCGGTACGAGCACGGCGAGCGCATCAAGGCGTTCGTGGTCACCGTGTCGCGCAGCGCCCGCGGCCCGTCGATCACGCTCTCGCGCACCCACCCGAACCTGGTGCGCAAGCTGTTCGCGCTGGAGGTCCCCGAGATCGCCGACGGCACCGTCGAGATCGCCGCGGTGGCCCGCGAGTCCGGGCACCGCACCAAGATCGCCGTCCGGTCCACCGTGCCGGGCGTCAACGCGAAGGGCGCCTGCATCGGCCCGATGGGCCAGCGGGTGCGCAACGTGATGAGCGAGCTCGGGGGTGAGAAGATCGACATCGTCGACTACTCCGAGGATCCGGCTCGCTTCGTCGGGAATGCGCTGAGCCCGGCGAAGGTTGTTTCGGTACGGGTGGTGGACGAGCGCGCGAAGACGGCCCGCGTGGTCGTGCCGGACTTCCAGCTGTCCCTGGCCATTGGCAAGGAGGGCCAGAACGCCCGCCTGGCCGCCCGGCTGACCGGGTGGCGGATCGACATCCGCAGCGACGCGGCGGCCTCCGAGGAGGACGCCACGCCCGCAGCGACAACCGGTTCGGCTGAGTGA